Proteins co-encoded in one Pseudomonas fluorescens genomic window:
- a CDS encoding cytochrome c — translation MRSKPLWISAAVVASLGAIGAVVLMWRPAIEPVERPRTFSSEQLQRGARVVEAGDCAVCHTRPGGQHLAGGLPLVTPFGTLYSTNITPDPQTGIGQWSLPAFERAMREGISRDGHFLYPAFPYVHYRRMTAEDIADAYAYLMSGPAVNSPPRENRMNFPMNIRPLVSFWNLLFLHAKPLTPMAQQSDTWNRGRYLVEGPGHCAGCHSPLNLIGAEKSGESLSGGVVDGWEAPSLLGMAHRAKAWSNDQLVSYLRADVVDGHGTAAGPMRPVSLGLAALPVGDAQAIAEYLLSLPANKAITETQDATANAGLSDQSTGALLFASACAGCHAAAAPMREIDGRPSLDRTSALQALHPRNFLKTVLEGIPVTPGLPGPVMPPFAASLDNDQLTALATYLRRQARPDQPWTDLSATLEALRQETK, via the coding sequence TTGAGATCCAAGCCTCTGTGGATCAGCGCAGCAGTCGTCGCTTCACTCGGTGCAATCGGGGCTGTCGTACTGATGTGGCGCCCGGCGATCGAGCCCGTCGAACGTCCGCGAACATTCAGTTCCGAGCAACTGCAGCGCGGTGCGCGAGTGGTCGAGGCCGGTGACTGTGCCGTGTGCCATACACGTCCCGGCGGCCAACACCTGGCGGGGGGACTGCCCCTGGTGACGCCGTTCGGCACGCTCTACAGCACCAACATCACACCCGATCCGCAGACCGGCATCGGGCAATGGTCGCTGCCGGCGTTCGAACGGGCGATGCGTGAAGGAATCTCCCGCGACGGCCACTTCCTGTACCCGGCCTTTCCGTACGTTCACTACCGGCGCATGACCGCAGAGGACATCGCCGATGCCTATGCCTATTTGATGAGCGGCCCGGCCGTGAACTCGCCGCCGCGGGAAAACCGCATGAATTTCCCGATGAACATCCGCCCGCTGGTGTCGTTCTGGAATCTGCTGTTCTTGCATGCAAAACCACTGACGCCAATGGCGCAGCAATCTGATACATGGAATCGCGGGCGCTATCTCGTCGAAGGGCCCGGGCACTGCGCAGGCTGTCATTCTCCGTTGAACCTGATCGGTGCCGAGAAGTCCGGTGAAAGCCTGTCGGGCGGTGTCGTGGACGGCTGGGAAGCACCGTCGCTGCTCGGCATGGCTCACCGTGCAAAAGCGTGGAGCAACGATCAGTTGGTGAGCTATCTGCGGGCCGACGTGGTGGACGGACACGGCACGGCGGCCGGCCCGATGCGCCCGGTCAGCCTCGGTCTGGCCGCCTTGCCGGTCGGTGATGCACAGGCGATTGCCGAGTATCTGCTGAGCCTGCCGGCAAACAAAGCGATCACCGAAACGCAAGATGCAACGGCGAACGCAGGCCTCTCCGATCAGTCCACGGGCGCCCTGCTGTTCGCCAGCGCCTGCGCCGGCTGCCATGCCGCCGCGGCACCTATGCGCGAAATCGACGGGCGTCCGTCACTGGATCGCACGTCAGCGCTGCAAGCCTTACACCCGCGCAATTTCCTGAAAACCGTGCTCGAAGGCATCCCGGTAACGCCGGGCTTGCCCGGACCGGTGATGCCGCCGTTTGCCGCCAGCCTCGACAACGATCAACTCACAGCCCTGGCGACATACCTGCGTCGACAAGCCAGACCCGACCAGCCCTGGACAGACCTTTCTGCCACTCTCGAAGCGCTACGTCAGGAGACGAAATGA
- a CDS encoding PA1136 family autoinducer-binding transcriptional regulator, with protein sequence MSPAPAEALLRAALDIEAAPTLATIQKVVRGFAGAYGYDRFVLFSATSASEDVVERIYWVEGDWFGDGIGVDAETYVQRCPVTRHLLDARESFFWSKVQEENGELYRMVRVPSGPGVHGLQIPVFGPQGLEGAMSLGGEQIDASARIRLALGMLASVAFYSARRLLEAPLEETTGKLSNREREVLAWVAAGRRQSDIAATLGLSGRTVENHLRSARRHLGVATTAQAIKIAIRKGEIKG encoded by the coding sequence GTGAGTCCCGCACCTGCCGAGGCACTCTTGCGCGCCGCCCTCGACATCGAGGCGGCGCCCACGCTGGCGACGATCCAGAAGGTCGTCCGTGGTTTCGCCGGGGCGTATGGTTACGATCGATTCGTCCTGTTCTCCGCCACCTCGGCGTCGGAGGACGTGGTCGAGCGCATTTACTGGGTGGAAGGCGACTGGTTTGGCGACGGTATTGGCGTCGACGCCGAGACCTACGTTCAACGCTGCCCCGTGACACGCCATCTGTTGGACGCCCGCGAATCCTTCTTCTGGAGCAAAGTGCAGGAGGAGAACGGCGAACTTTATCGGATGGTTCGCGTGCCGAGTGGCCCTGGTGTGCACGGATTACAGATTCCGGTCTTCGGCCCGCAAGGGCTTGAAGGTGCCATGAGCCTGGGGGGCGAACAGATCGATGCCTCTGCGCGGATTCGTCTGGCGCTCGGCATGCTCGCCTCGGTGGCGTTTTACTCCGCCCGGCGATTGCTCGAAGCACCGCTGGAGGAGACGACCGGCAAACTGTCGAACCGTGAGCGCGAAGTGCTGGCGTGGGTCGCCGCCGGTCGACGTCAGTCGGACATCGCCGCCACGCTCGGTTTGTCCGGGCGCACGGTGGAAAATCACCTGCGTTCGGCTCGTCGGCATCTTGGCGTGGCCACTACCGCTCAGGCCATCAAGATTGCCATTCGCAAGGGGGAAATAAAGGGGTGA
- a CDS encoding MFS transporter: MLTGNPAAAAKAEQSASLSGLMVAFLAFCCGAVVANLYYAQPIVELIAPQIGLSSANASLIVSLTQLGYALGLLLLVPLADLMENRRLVVGFTLAASATLMGAGLTHSPSMFLVLSLLIGLTSVAVQILVPLAAHLAPEATRGRVVGNIMSGLLLGILLSRPLSSLLVDVFGWRGVFFSAAALMAFIALITAIVLPRRVPSHQATYVALIGSVFALARRYPVLRQRSLYQGLLFASFSLFWTLAPIELMRHHGFSQVQVAIFALVGAVGAVAAPIAGRLADAGHTRRGTLVALLLAPVSLLIAALPGSGYIWLVVCAVLLDFAVQLNMVLGQREVYAIDPHSRARLNAVYMTSIFVGGALGSLVASPLYEHFGWQLSAVSVALLPALALAMFLGHKANA; this comes from the coding sequence ATGCTCACGGGTAACCCGGCCGCTGCAGCCAAGGCCGAACAATCCGCTTCTCTCTCCGGCCTGATGGTCGCCTTCCTTGCGTTTTGCTGCGGCGCGGTCGTGGCCAATCTCTATTACGCGCAACCCATTGTCGAACTGATCGCGCCGCAGATCGGCCTGTCCAGCGCCAATGCCAGCCTGATCGTTTCGCTCACGCAGTTGGGTTATGCGTTGGGACTGCTGTTGCTGGTGCCGCTGGCCGATCTCATGGAAAACCGACGTCTGGTGGTGGGATTCACTCTCGCGGCGAGCGCGACCCTGATGGGTGCCGGCCTCACGCATTCGCCATCGATGTTCCTCGTTCTGTCGTTGCTGATCGGTCTGACTTCGGTAGCGGTGCAGATTCTGGTGCCACTGGCCGCGCATCTGGCGCCTGAAGCAACCCGTGGCCGCGTGGTGGGTAACATCATGAGTGGCCTGTTGCTGGGTATTCTGCTGTCGCGTCCGCTGTCGAGCCTGTTGGTGGACGTATTTGGCTGGCGCGGGGTGTTTTTCAGCGCGGCGGCACTGATGGCCTTCATCGCCCTGATCACTGCGATTGTGCTGCCGCGACGTGTTCCGTCACATCAGGCGACTTACGTGGCGTTGATCGGCTCGGTGTTTGCGCTGGCTCGTCGTTATCCGGTTCTGCGCCAGCGTTCCTTGTATCAGGGATTGTTGTTTGCCAGTTTCAGTCTGTTCTGGACCCTTGCGCCCATCGAGCTGATGCGTCACCACGGTTTCAGCCAGGTGCAGGTTGCGATTTTTGCTTTGGTCGGCGCCGTCGGTGCAGTCGCAGCGCCAATTGCCGGACGCCTGGCCGATGCCGGGCATACCCGGCGCGGGACACTCGTTGCACTGCTGCTGGCGCCGGTCTCCTTGCTGATTGCTGCATTGCCCGGCAGCGGTTACATCTGGCTGGTCGTCTGTGCGGTGCTGCTGGACTTCGCCGTGCAACTGAACATGGTGCTGGGCCAGCGTGAGGTGTACGCCATCGATCCGCACAGCCGTGCGCGCCTCAATGCGGTGTACATGACCAGCATTTTCGTGGGCGGGGCGTTGGGATCGCTGGTGGCGAGCCCTCTCTACGAGCATTTCGGCTGGCAGCTGTCTGCCGTCAGCGTGGCATTGCTGCCGGCGCTGGCCCTGGCGATGTTCCTGGGGCACAAGGCAAATGCCTGA
- a CDS encoding sigma-70 family RNA polymerase sigma factor, with protein sequence MNGTTARRGLTSGCNRLVGPHDPIVWRKAIPIADTDQLKHLLAQCSLGDRRAFEALYRSVSPRLHGVALRFMGRPDLAEEVLQESFVRIWNNASRYQSQLSAPMTWMINITRNQAIDQLRKRRERPLSDLDAQMLVDDSPSAHEQLNSSRETTSLNRCLDELEGMQRQSITIAYFEGLSCSELAEHLSAPLGSVKSWIRRGMERLRRCLES encoded by the coding sequence GTGAATGGAACAACCGCGCGCCGTGGGCTAACCTCTGGCTGCAATCGACTTGTAGGACCTCACGACCCAATCGTTTGGAGAAAGGCTATTCCCATCGCCGACACTGACCAACTCAAACACCTTCTAGCCCAGTGTTCTCTGGGTGACCGACGCGCTTTTGAAGCGCTGTATCGTAGCGTGAGTCCGCGTCTGCATGGCGTGGCGCTGCGGTTCATGGGACGCCCAGATCTGGCTGAGGAGGTGCTACAGGAAAGTTTTGTGCGTATCTGGAACAATGCTTCACGCTACCAATCGCAACTGTCGGCGCCGATGACCTGGATGATCAATATCACGCGAAATCAGGCCATCGACCAATTGCGAAAGCGTCGCGAACGTCCGCTGAGTGATCTCGACGCGCAGATGCTGGTAGACGACAGCCCCTCGGCACATGAACAATTGAACAGCTCCCGTGAGACCACTTCATTGAATCGGTGCCTAGATGAGCTCGAAGGGATGCAACGTCAATCAATCACCATTGCTTATTTTGAAGGGCTTTCCTGTTCAGAGCTGGCCGAGCACCTGTCGGCACCGCTCGGGTCAGTAAAGTCTTGGATCCGCCGAGGCATGGAGCGGTTGCGCAGGTGCCTCGAGTCATGA
- the hchA gene encoding glyoxalase III HchA, whose product MATTQTDDKRPTPDPAEDNAFFPSPYSLSQFTSPKSDLSDAEYPNRYKGGRWKILMIGADERYLLTDNGTMFSTGNHPVETLLPMYHLDKAGFGFDVATLSGNPVKFEFWAMPSEDAEVKGFYEQYRDKFKRPLKLSQVIEEALGEDSDYIGAFIPGGHGALIGLPESEDVKKILQWAVAKDKFVITLCHGPAALLAAGLGETKDSCIFNGYRICAFPDALDATTPDIGYMPGHLTWKFGEQLQALGVEITNQDISGATLQDRKLLTGDSPLAGNALGKLAAAALLKEVTPG is encoded by the coding sequence ATGGCTACCACGCAGACTGATGACAAGCGCCCAACCCCCGATCCGGCCGAGGACAATGCGTTTTTCCCCTCGCCGTATTCCCTCAGCCAGTTCACTTCGCCCAAATCCGATCTCAGTGATGCCGAGTACCCGAACCGTTACAAGGGCGGGCGCTGGAAGATTCTGATGATCGGCGCGGACGAGCGCTATCTGCTGACCGACAACGGCACGATGTTCTCCACGGGCAATCACCCGGTTGAAACGCTGCTGCCGATGTATCACCTCGACAAGGCCGGTTTCGGCTTCGATGTCGCGACGCTGTCGGGCAATCCGGTCAAGTTCGAATTCTGGGCCATGCCCTCCGAAGACGCCGAAGTGAAGGGCTTCTACGAGCAATACCGCGACAAGTTCAAGCGTCCACTCAAGCTGTCCCAAGTGATCGAGGAAGCGCTGGGCGAGGACTCGGATTATATCGGTGCGTTCATTCCCGGCGGGCACGGCGCGCTGATCGGCCTGCCGGAAAGCGAGGACGTGAAAAAGATCCTGCAATGGGCCGTCGCCAAGGACAAATTCGTCATTACTCTGTGCCACGGCCCGGCGGCGTTGCTGGCGGCCGGCCTCGGTGAAACAAAAGACTCGTGCATCTTCAACGGTTACCGGATTTGCGCCTTTCCTGATGCCCTGGATGCGACGACCCCCGACATCGGTTACATGCCCGGCCACCTGACCTGGAAGTTCGGCGAGCAGTTGCAGGCGCTCGGTGTGGAAATCACTAACCAGGACATTTCCGGGGCCACGCTTCAGGATCGCAAACTGCTGACCGGTGACAGTCCGCTGGCGGGTAACGCACTGGGCAAGCTGGCGGCGGCCGCGCTTCTGAAAGAGGTCACGCCGGGGTGA
- a CDS encoding LysR family transcriptional regulator, with the protein MDKLLALKMFVETVRCGGYSSAARKLGISTSSVTRQVAGLEHELGASLLNRTTRNTSVTVAGQNYFEKAVAILDAIDEADAIVADRGSEAQGRLRISVPVEFGRRIIAPHLGRLLERHPGLELSIALSDQVSDLLSEQIDVSVRLGSSVVSEDIVSKRVGAFERWVVASPDYLSRHSVPCHPRDLLEHACLRFDYAGSHQNWTFQGDEETIQLNVHGRLQSNNADILREAAVAGGGVTLLADWLVRDDVAAGRLTRLLARYEVNPGSASSCINVLYLPNHRGSSRINVFIDFLEEILAPGS; encoded by the coding sequence ATGGACAAGTTACTGGCATTGAAGATGTTTGTTGAAACCGTGCGTTGCGGCGGCTACTCCTCTGCGGCGCGCAAGCTCGGTATTTCGACTTCATCGGTGACTCGCCAGGTGGCGGGGCTGGAACACGAGCTGGGTGCCAGCCTTCTCAACCGCACGACACGCAACACCAGCGTGACCGTCGCCGGGCAAAACTATTTCGAGAAGGCTGTGGCCATTCTTGATGCCATCGACGAGGCAGACGCGATCGTCGCGGACCGTGGAAGCGAGGCGCAAGGGCGCTTGCGCATCAGCGTTCCGGTGGAGTTTGGTCGAAGGATCATCGCCCCCCATCTGGGCCGGTTGCTCGAGCGACATCCGGGACTGGAATTAAGCATTGCGTTGAGCGATCAGGTCAGCGACCTGCTGAGCGAACAGATCGATGTGTCGGTGCGTCTAGGGTCGTCAGTGGTCAGTGAAGACATCGTCAGCAAGCGGGTCGGCGCTTTCGAACGCTGGGTGGTGGCCAGTCCGGATTACCTGAGTCGTCACTCGGTGCCGTGTCATCCCCGTGACTTGCTCGAGCACGCCTGCCTGCGCTTCGATTACGCGGGGTCTCACCAGAACTGGACGTTCCAGGGCGATGAGGAAACCATCCAGCTCAACGTGCACGGTCGCCTGCAAAGCAACAATGCCGACATCCTGCGAGAAGCGGCAGTGGCGGGCGGCGGGGTGACATTGCTGGCCGACTGGCTGGTGCGCGACGATGTTGCGGCTGGCCGGCTGACACGGTTGTTGGCACGTTATGAAGTCAATCCCGGCAGTGCGAGCAGTTGCATCAACGTGTTGTATTTGCCCAATCACCGGGGTTCGAGCCGAATCAATGTGTTCATTGATTTTCTTGAGGAGATTCTTGCGCCAGGTTCATAG
- a CDS encoding alkene reductase, whose protein sequence is MTQHLFRPIALGPYTLPHRVAMAPLTRSRAGQPGDIPTAMNAEYYRQRASAALIITEATQISRQGQGYAWTPGIYSDEQVQAWREVSRQIHEAGGLIFMQLWHVGRVSHPSFQPDNALPVAPSALPVPGKTFIVDADGNGIWGDVPVPRALQTSEIADVISDYRRAARNALNAGMDGVEIHAGNGYLLDQFINSNSNQREDSYGGNLENRARLLLEVVAAVVDEIGEERVSVRLTPMGRFMGMGDETPEATFGYIVRSLNRWKLAYLHLVEPAVVGTVKDENYDPRWDAIISQLRADWHGVLMIAGGYDPETAEQALIDGRADIIAFGRPFLANPDLPRRIRDGLSLNTPDPSTFFGGDQRGYVDYPVHS, encoded by the coding sequence ATGACGCAGCACCTGTTCCGCCCTATCGCCCTGGGCCCCTACACACTCCCCCATCGGGTGGCGATGGCGCCGCTGACCCGCTCACGCGCCGGACAACCCGGCGACATCCCGACGGCCATGAACGCCGAGTACTACCGCCAACGCGCAAGTGCCGCGTTGATCATCACCGAAGCAACGCAGATTTCCCGCCAGGGCCAGGGCTATGCCTGGACGCCTGGAATCTATAGCGATGAACAGGTGCAGGCCTGGCGCGAAGTCAGCCGCCAGATACATGAGGCTGGCGGGTTGATCTTCATGCAGCTTTGGCACGTGGGTCGCGTATCCCACCCCAGCTTTCAACCCGACAACGCATTGCCGGTGGCCCCGAGCGCATTGCCCGTCCCGGGCAAGACCTTCATCGTCGATGCGGATGGCAACGGGATCTGGGGAGATGTGCCGGTGCCGCGCGCACTGCAGACGTCGGAAATTGCCGATGTCATCAGCGACTACCGCCGAGCCGCGCGCAATGCGCTGAACGCCGGGATGGATGGCGTGGAAATTCACGCGGGCAATGGTTATCTGCTCGATCAATTCATCAACAGCAACAGTAACCAGCGCGAAGATTCGTACGGTGGCAACCTGGAAAATCGTGCACGCCTGTTGCTGGAAGTGGTCGCCGCTGTGGTCGACGAAATCGGTGAAGAGCGCGTGAGCGTTCGTCTGACGCCGATGGGGCGCTTCATGGGCATGGGCGATGAAACGCCTGAAGCGACGTTCGGCTATATCGTACGTTCGTTGAATCGCTGGAAACTGGCCTACCTGCATCTGGTCGAGCCCGCCGTCGTAGGCACCGTCAAGGATGAAAACTACGATCCGCGTTGGGACGCCATCATCAGTCAGCTGCGTGCGGACTGGCACGGCGTGCTGATGATCGCCGGAGGCTACGACCCCGAGACGGCGGAACAGGCCCTGATTGATGGCCGCGCGGACATCATCGCGTTCGGCCGACCGTTTCTGGCCAACCCCGATCTGCCAAGGCGAATTCGCGACGGGTTGTCGCTCAATACCCCAGACCCGAGCACGTTCTTCGGTGGCGACCAGCGTGGCTATGTGGATTACCCGGTTCACTCCTGA
- a CDS encoding anti-sigma factor, with protein MNYQTPSLRRALAADYAIGLMPPAARRRFEQLLLEDSELRAELSQWRESLASLTQSLPESPVPDRVWRGVTARIDPQTMQLPVKRPFWSWLRVTIATCSLVAAVTLSVIYNRDEVRYSATLRSADAQSWMSIEAHENYLKIKPLALAKIEKNRSLEMWVIPSDGKPVSLGVIPPGGDGEIKLGSAQKALIGESITLAISLEPEGGSPTGQPTGPVLYQGVLSAL; from the coding sequence ATGAACTACCAAACTCCAAGTCTTCGTCGCGCACTTGCCGCAGATTATGCCATTGGGTTAATGCCACCAGCTGCACGCCGGCGCTTTGAGCAGCTTTTACTGGAGGACTCGGAACTTCGCGCAGAACTTTCGCAATGGCGGGAAAGCCTTGCGAGCCTTACCCAGTCTCTGCCTGAATCACCTGTACCGGATCGTGTATGGCGCGGAGTTACGGCGCGTATAGATCCGCAAACAATGCAGTTGCCTGTGAAGCGACCATTCTGGAGCTGGCTCCGGGTGACGATTGCAACATGTTCACTGGTTGCAGCAGTAACACTGAGCGTTATCTATAACCGTGACGAAGTTCGCTACAGTGCAACGTTGCGTAGTGCCGACGCACAGTCGTGGATGAGCATTGAAGCGCACGAGAATTATCTAAAAATCAAACCCCTGGCTTTGGCGAAGATAGAAAAAAATCGTAGCTTGGAAATGTGGGTTATTCCTTCAGATGGAAAGCCTGTTTCGCTAGGGGTGATACCCCCAGGCGGAGACGGGGAGATCAAGTTGGGCAGTGCGCAGAAAGCGCTTATTGGTGAGTCCATCACGTTGGCCATCAGTCTTGAACCCGAGGGTGGATCGCCAACAGGACAGCCGACTGGTCCGGTGCTGTATCAGGGCGTACTTTCGGCTCTATGA
- a CDS encoding (2Fe-2S)-binding protein produces MTHLTLNVNGSAQTLELEPDMPLLYALRNHLGLNGAKYGCGLGQCGACTVIVDDQPVFSCLTPCAGLDGKKVRTVESLGTAEHPGPLQQAFIDKQAAQCGYCIAGMLMRAQALLESNPHPDEETIREHMAGNLCRCGTHLRIIEAISLVAGQNGSAP; encoded by the coding sequence ATGACCCACCTCACACTCAACGTCAACGGCTCCGCCCAGACTCTGGAGCTGGAACCTGACATGCCGCTGCTCTACGCGCTGCGCAATCATCTGGGATTGAACGGCGCCAAGTACGGGTGCGGTCTGGGGCAATGCGGCGCTTGCACCGTCATCGTCGATGACCAGCCCGTTTTTTCCTGCCTGACACCCTGCGCGGGCCTTGATGGCAAAAAAGTCAGAACGGTCGAAAGCCTCGGCACCGCCGAACATCCCGGCCCTTTGCAACAAGCCTTTATCGACAAACAGGCGGCTCAGTGCGGTTACTGCATTGCCGGCATGTTGATGCGCGCGCAGGCATTGCTGGAAAGCAACCCACACCCGGACGAAGAGACCATTCGCGAGCACATGGCAGGCAACCTGTGTCGCTGCGGCACTCACTTGCGGATTATCGAAGCGATCAGCCTGGTGGCCGGGCAAAACGGGAGCGCACCATGA
- a CDS encoding xanthine dehydrogenase family protein molybdopterin-binding subunit: MTRIKEVDHGRRAFLRGGALLVAFTLLPATRRAWADTEVDTLGTVVLAPDLPGSLRTNPWLDAWIRVGPEGITVYTGKVELGTGVKTALLQIAAERLEVSPTAINLLTADTALTPNEGYTAGSHSIFDSGTALFNAAAQVRELLLASAGRSWEIAPARLTTREGIIHGPTGQTMSYADAVKNVDLHLYAKAESPSVSATSFKVIGHSLQRLDIPAKVSGGAAFVQDIRLPGMLHARVIRPPRPGCTLETFDAQSIETLPGVVQVIRDGNYLAVVARDEWQAIKAMRSGYESARWTGGQAIPEAQDIHGLLETLPSRRYPISQEGTPRGTTDHSYRARVTKQYLMHGSIGPSCAVAWFKDGTLTVWTHTQGVYPLRAGIAEMVRLPPERVRCIHTEGSGCYGHNGADDAAADAALIAMQLPGTPVRVQWMREQENLWEPYSSAMVTEVQANLDAHARLQDWNYELWTTPHNERIVNAGRLLPARLLARPFVSAPSVPIAQPEGDGDRNAVPLYTLASKRINMNFVTEMPFRTSAMRSLGAHINIFAIEACLDELAASAGADPVALRLAHLTDPRARAVVEQVRDAVDWPQKSSEPGAGLGFAFARYKNIMGYCAIAVRLRVHPQTGEVQIDHVVTAVDVGQIVNPDGLRNQVEGGIVQSTSWTLYEKVAYDAGGIRSYDWSGYPILRFTQVPKKVDVHLLDQPGQPFLGAAEIVQGPMAAAIGNAVTNATGRRWLNLPLTRSEQPS; this comes from the coding sequence ATGACAAGGATCAAAGAGGTCGATCACGGTCGCCGCGCATTCTTGCGTGGAGGCGCCTTGCTGGTAGCGTTTACCCTGCTGCCCGCAACGCGGCGTGCCTGGGCGGACACCGAAGTCGATACGCTTGGCACCGTGGTGCTGGCGCCTGACCTCCCCGGCAGCCTGCGTACCAACCCCTGGCTTGATGCCTGGATCCGCGTCGGCCCTGAAGGCATCACCGTCTACACCGGCAAGGTTGAACTGGGCACCGGCGTCAAAACAGCCTTGCTGCAAATTGCCGCTGAACGTCTGGAGGTGTCCCCGACAGCGATCAACCTGCTGACCGCCGACACCGCACTGACACCCAACGAGGGCTATACCGCCGGCAGCCACAGCATTTTCGACAGCGGAACCGCGCTGTTCAATGCGGCGGCACAGGTGCGAGAGCTGCTGTTGGCGTCAGCCGGGCGAAGCTGGGAGATAGCGCCTGCCCGGCTGACGACCCGGGAAGGCATCATTCACGGCCCCACCGGACAAACAATGTCCTATGCCGATGCCGTCAAAAACGTCGATCTGCACCTCTACGCCAAAGCCGAATCGCCGAGCGTGTCCGCGACATCATTCAAGGTGATCGGCCATTCGCTGCAGCGGCTGGATATTCCGGCCAAAGTCAGCGGCGGCGCCGCGTTTGTTCAGGACATACGTCTGCCGGGCATGCTGCACGCCCGGGTCATACGCCCGCCTCGGCCAGGCTGCACACTGGAAACCTTCGACGCGCAATCGATCGAAACGCTGCCCGGTGTGGTGCAGGTGATTCGCGACGGCAACTATCTGGCCGTGGTGGCGCGTGACGAGTGGCAAGCCATCAAAGCCATGCGCAGCGGCTACGAATCGGCGCGCTGGACTGGCGGACAGGCGATACCCGAGGCGCAAGACATCCATGGGTTGCTGGAGACCCTCCCCTCACGCCGCTACCCCATCAGCCAGGAGGGCACGCCGCGGGGCACGACCGACCACAGCTATCGCGCACGCGTGACCAAGCAGTATCTGATGCACGGCTCCATCGGCCCGTCATGCGCCGTGGCCTGGTTCAAGGACGGCACCCTCACCGTCTGGACCCACACTCAGGGCGTGTATCCCCTGCGTGCCGGGATCGCCGAAATGGTGCGATTACCCCCAGAGCGCGTTCGTTGTATTCATACCGAAGGCTCCGGCTGCTACGGCCACAACGGCGCAGACGACGCGGCGGCCGACGCAGCGTTGATTGCGATGCAACTGCCGGGCACGCCGGTGCGAGTGCAATGGATGCGCGAACAGGAGAACCTCTGGGAGCCCTACAGTTCAGCGATGGTCACCGAAGTGCAAGCCAACCTCGATGCACACGCAAGACTGCAGGACTGGAATTATGAACTGTGGACAACACCGCACAACGAACGCATCGTCAATGCCGGACGATTGCTTCCGGCGCGACTTCTGGCTCGCCCCTTCGTCTCCGCGCCGTCGGTGCCGATCGCACAACCTGAAGGCGACGGGGATCGCAATGCGGTGCCGCTGTACACATTGGCCTCCAAGCGCATCAACATGAATTTCGTCACCGAGATGCCGTTTCGCACCTCGGCCATGCGCTCGCTCGGCGCGCACATCAACATCTTCGCGATTGAAGCGTGCCTGGACGAGCTGGCCGCCAGTGCCGGGGCTGATCCGGTTGCCTTGCGCCTTGCGCACCTGACGGATCCCCGGGCACGGGCCGTGGTGGAGCAGGTTCGCGACGCTGTCGACTGGCCGCAAAAAAGCAGCGAGCCTGGCGCGGGCCTCGGCTTCGCATTCGCTCGCTACAAAAACATCATGGGCTATTGCGCCATCGCCGTGCGTCTTCGGGTGCATCCGCAGACCGGCGAAGTGCAGATCGATCATGTCGTCACGGCAGTGGACGTGGGACAGATCGTCAATCCCGACGGGCTGCGCAATCAGGTCGAAGGCGGGATTGTCCAGTCCACCAGTTGGACGCTGTATGAAAAAGTCGCCTATGACGCCGGCGGCATACGCAGCTACGACTGGAGTGGCTACCCGATCCTGCGCTTTACGCAGGTACCGAAAAAGGTCGACGTTCATCTGCTCGACCAGCCCGGACAGCCGTTTCTGGGGGCTGCCGAAATCGTCCAGGGCCCCATGGCGGCGGCCATCGGCAATGCCGTGACGAACGCCACCGGCCGGCGCTGGTTGAACCTTCCTCTGACTCGCTCGGAACAACCGTCCTGA